In Corylus avellana chromosome ca2, CavTom2PMs-1.0, the following proteins share a genomic window:
- the LOC132171450 gene encoding F-box/kelch-repeat protein At3g23880-like translates to MLMINELPQDLVEQILVWLPVVSLLRLKCVCKSWYALITHKNFITKQILHNKNNSNTHLLLKTLDKITKDYAVSTLSYETLQVSLTQPLPPPYFEIDKKIVPQPHFKVEILVVGSCNGVVCLHDNCGLSIVLWNPATRETKVVPESNLLSCPAGHPVYFNGIGFGFDAKTNDYKIINLRRTMPDPTISHSRIQCIFQSEVYSLSADSWRKVDSDPCFSESFRGSRTYINGMVSWEAYCHDWEGVLSFDVSDEVFLKTWLPDDVIGNPLRHIFELNELIAMAVTIIDEEWSEFCFDIWLMHEVGVKDSWTKLFTVGPFTEIERPLGVWKNDTQTMFFEHFEGQPVLYDSSTKEITNLQIGHEVTRCLHLQLVTYMETLVSVKGGNEFEEQGNC, encoded by the coding sequence CTCTCTTGCGTTTAAAGTGCGTCTGCAAATCCTGGTACGCTCTCATTACTCACAAAAACTTCATAACAAAACAAATCCTGCACAACAAGAACAACAGCAACACCCACCTTCTCCTTAAAACGCTCGATAAAATCACCAAAGATTATGCTGTATCCACGCTTTCTTATGAAACACTCCAAGTATCCCTTACACAGCCTCTACCTCCACCGTATTTTGAGATCGACAAGAAGATTGTACCTCAACCCCACTTCAAGGTTGAGATTTTGGTTGTGGGTTCTTGCAATGGTGTCGTTTGTCTCCACGATAACTGTGGATTGAGTATTGTTCTATGGAACCCTGCAACTAGAGAAACAAAGGTTGTCCCCGAATCAAACCTGTTAAGCTGCCCCGCTGGGCATCCTGTCTACTTCAATGGTattggatttggttttgatgCCAAAACTAATGACTACAAGATAATCAACCTTAGGCGCACTATGCCCGACCCTACCATATCCCATTCTCGAATACAATGCATATTCCAAAGTGAGGTATATAGCTTAAGTGCGGATTCTTGGAGAAAAGTTGATAGCGACCCGTGTTTTAGTGAGAGTTTTAGAGGTTCACGGACATACATCAATGGGATGGTTTCTTGGGAGGCATATTGTCATGATTGGGAGGGTGTTTTGTCATTTGACGTGAGCGACGAGGTATTCCTAAAAACATGGCTGCCAGATGATGTTATAGGTAATCCTTTGAGACACATTTTCGAGCTGAATGAATTGATTGCTATGGCAGTTACTATCATTGATGAAGAATGGTCGGAGTTTTGCTTTGATATATGGTTGATGCACGAAGTTGGTGTTAAGGATTCGTGGACTAAGCTTTTCACTGTTGGACCGTTTACAGAAATTGAACGACCATTAGGAGTTTGGAAGAATGACACCCAAACCATGTTCTTTGAACATTTTGAAGGACAGCCGGTCTTGTATGACTCCTCTACCAAAGAAATTACTAATCTTCAAATTGGTCATGAAGTAACACGCTGCTTGCACTTGCAGTTGGTTACTTACATGGAGACCCTAGTTTCTGTCAAGGGCGGAAATGAATTTGAAGAGCAGGGCAATTGTTGA